In Mycolicibacterium nivoides, the DNA window CATCACCGAGTCCACGAGCTATCTGCGTGGCCCCTCGGTACTGGTGGCCCGCGGTGAGCTGAGCAACGACTGGTGGAACGCTGCGCACGCCTAATTGGGGTGCGCGCGGCCCGATCCACGTGACAACCTGTAAGTACATATGACTCATCCAGAACATCCCGTCACTCCCAGCACCGGTGAGCTGGCCCTCGAAGATCGCGCCTCACTGCGCCGCGTCGCCGGGCTGTCCACCGAACTCACCGACGTCACCGAGGTCGAATACCGCCAGCTGAGGCTGGAGCGCGTGGTCCTGGTCGGTGTGTGGACCGAGGGCAGCGCGGCCGATGCCGATGCCAGCCTGGCCGAGTTGGCGGCGCTGGCCGAGACCGCGGGCTCGGAAGTGCTCGAGGGGCTCATCCAGCGCCGCGACAAGCCCGATCCGGCCACCTACATCGGCTCGGGCAAGGCTGTCGAACTGCGCGAGGTGGTGCTCGCGACCGGGGCCGACACCGTCATCTGCGACGGCGAGCTGTCACCCGCGCAGCTCAACTCGCTGGAGAAGGTGGTGAAGGTCAAGGTCATCGACCGCACCGCGCTGATCCTGGACATCTTCGCCCAGCACGCCACGAGCCGGGAGGGCAAGGCGCAGGTGTCGCTGGCCCAGATGGAGTACATGCTGCCCCGGCTGCGCGGCTGGGGTGAATCGATGTCACGACAGGCCGGCGGTCGCGCCGGCGGGGCCGGTGGCGGCGTGGGAACCCGCGGTCCCGGTGAGACCAAGATCGAAACCGATCGCCGCCGCATCCGTGAACGGATGGCCAAGCTGCGCCGCGAGATTCGCGACATGAAGAAGATCCGCGACACCCAGCGCAGCCGGCGGCTGTCCTCGGATGCCGCCTCGGTGGCCATCGTCGGCTACACCAACGCCGGCAAGTCCAGCCTGCTCAACGCTTTGACCGGGGCCGGTGTGCTGGTGGAGAACGCCCTGTTCGCAACGCTCGAACCCACCACGCGGCGTGGAGAATTCGACGACGGGCGGCCATTCGTGCTGACCGATACCGTCGGCTTTGTCCGGCACCTGCCCACCCAGCTGGTCGAGGCGTTCCGGTCCACCCTCGAAGAGGTGGTGGACGCGGACCTCCTGGTGCACGTGGTGGACGGCTCCGACGAGCATCCGCTGGCGCAGATCAACGCGGTCCGTCAGGTGATCAACGATGTGGTCGCCGAGTACGACATCGCCCCACCGCCGGAGTTGTTGGTGGTCAACAAGATCGACGCTGCCACCGGCCTGGGGCTGGCCGCGCTGCGGCGTGCCCTGCCCGACGCGGTGTTCGTCTCGGCGCACACCGGTGACGGGCTGGACCGGCTGCGGGCCCGGATGGCGGAGATGATCCCGCCCACCGACGCCACGGTGGACGTGACGATTCCCTACGACCGCGGGGACCTGGTTGCGCGGGTGCACGCCGAGGGCCGGGTGGACGCCACCGAGCACACCACCGAGGGCACCCGGATCAAGGCGCGAGTACCCATGGCACTCGCGGCGAGCCTGAGCGAGTTCGCCACCTTCTGATCCGGCTCGTCGGCCGTGCGGCGGGTCTCAGGCCGCGGGCTTCTTCTCGCTGGTGTTGGCCGCCTTGACCTTGCCCTTGGTGCCCTCTGTGCCGTTCGGGCCAGCCAGCGCCTTGCGTACGGTGCTGCGGATCGACTTCGCCAGGTCACGCGCCGGGTGGATGTCGCCGGCCCGCAG includes these proteins:
- the hflX gene encoding GTPase HflX, whose amino-acid sequence is MTHPEHPVTPSTGELALEDRASLRRVAGLSTELTDVTEVEYRQLRLERVVLVGVWTEGSAADADASLAELAALAETAGSEVLEGLIQRRDKPDPATYIGSGKAVELREVVLATGADTVICDGELSPAQLNSLEKVVKVKVIDRTALILDIFAQHATSREGKAQVSLAQMEYMLPRLRGWGESMSRQAGGRAGGAGGGVGTRGPGETKIETDRRRIRERMAKLRREIRDMKKIRDTQRSRRLSSDAASVAIVGYTNAGKSSLLNALTGAGVLVENALFATLEPTTRRGEFDDGRPFVLTDTVGFVRHLPTQLVEAFRSTLEEVVDADLLVHVVDGSDEHPLAQINAVRQVINDVVAEYDIAPPPELLVVNKIDAATGLGLAALRRALPDAVFVSAHTGDGLDRLRARMAEMIPPTDATVDVTIPYDRGDLVARVHAEGRVDATEHTTEGTRIKARVPMALAASLSEFATF